One Mycolicibacterium fallax genomic window, GCTGGCGGTGCTGGAACTGTCCGGTCATCGACTGCCCGACGCCGACGCCGCCCGCTACCACGAGCTGATCGCCGCCCGGGCCCGCCGCGTCCCGCTGCAGCACCTGACCGGGACCGCGGCGTTCGGGCCGGTCACGCTGCAGGTCGGCCCCGGGGTGTTCGTGCCGCGGCCGGAGACCGAGGCGCTGCTGGAGTGGGCCTACGGCGTGCTCGAGCACGCCGGCCCCAGCCCGGTCGTCGTCGACCTGTGCACCGGCAGCGGAGCGCTGGCGCTGGCGCTGGCGGAGCGGCACCCGGGGGCGGCCGTCGTCGCCGTGGACGACTCGGCCGAGGCCCTGGAGTACACCCGGTGCAATGCCGCCGGCACCGGAATCCGGATCCACCGGGCGGACGTCACCGCGGCGGGCCTGTTGCCCGAGCTTGACGGCCGGGTGGATCTGCTGGTGCAACCCGCCGTACATCCCGGAGGGCGCTGCCTGGAGCCCGAGGTGGCCGA contains:
- a CDS encoding N5-glutamine methyltransferase family protein, with protein sequence MPSGQAGTLREVIRAATATLTQAGVASPRADAELLAAHAAGVDRSRLAVLELSGHRLPDADAARYHELIAARARRVPLQHLTGTAAFGPVTLQVGPGVFVPRPETEALLEWAYGVLEHAGPSPVVVDLCTGSGALALALAERHPGAAVVAVDDSAEALEYTRCNAAGTGIRIHRADVTAAGLLPELDGRVDLLVQPAVHPGGRCLEPEVADHDPHHALFGGPDGMSVIPAVAALAGRWLVPAGPSASSTTTPPPTRRWRCCAAPGFR